The following proteins are encoded in a genomic region of Hoeflea phototrophica DFL-43:
- the cysG gene encoding siroheme synthase CysG yields the protein MAAAAAQLTTFPAFMRVDAKKVAIFGNGAEAAAKARLVANTSADISVYSDAPDAELTDSLERLKIEPVRVVYSPEQMDGATLVFAATGDAALDREIVSDARTRRIPANAVDQPDYCDFLTPALVNRAPVAIAIGTEGAGPVLAQMIRVRVDQMLSPSLGKLARLASDYRVAVDRLLPRGVARRRFWRRFFEADVATHVDNGDLSLARRSATRMLRGREPVPGHIWLVGAGPGAEDLLTLRAQRAMMEADAIVYDALVPETVVALGRRDAERFAVGKRKGCHSKSQNEINDLLIRLGREGKRVVRLKSGDPLVFGRAGEEMAALRQAEISFEIVPGITSAFAAAADFELPLTLRGVASSLVFTTGHDLTGASLPDWARLAISGATLCVYMGRTVAASVATRLIEAGLAPDMTVAIVENASRGDRQLFHGTLADLPTLERRTEITGPVMVVIGDAVAGANFDSSIPIAAGRNVPAANQSTQAA from the coding sequence ATGGCGGCAGCAGCAGCACAATTGACCACATTTCCCGCCTTCATGCGGGTGGACGCGAAAAAGGTGGCGATCTTTGGCAATGGCGCCGAAGCCGCCGCCAAGGCGCGTCTGGTTGCCAACACTTCCGCCGATATCTCGGTCTATTCCGATGCTCCTGACGCGGAGCTCACCGACAGCCTTGAGCGGCTCAAGATCGAACCGGTGCGGGTGGTCTACAGTCCGGAACAGATGGACGGTGCCACGCTGGTTTTCGCAGCCACAGGTGATGCGGCACTCGATCGCGAGATCGTATCGGATGCTCGGACCCGTCGAATTCCGGCCAACGCTGTTGATCAGCCCGATTATTGCGATTTCCTGACCCCGGCACTGGTCAACCGTGCCCCGGTGGCGATAGCCATCGGCACGGAAGGTGCGGGGCCGGTCCTGGCGCAGATGATCCGCGTCCGTGTCGACCAGATGCTCTCACCCTCGCTTGGCAAGCTGGCGCGGCTTGCATCGGACTACCGGGTTGCCGTCGACCGCTTGTTGCCGCGCGGCGTTGCACGCCGCCGCTTTTGGAGGCGGTTTTTTGAGGCCGATGTCGCCACCCATGTCGACAATGGTGATCTGTCGCTGGCCCGTCGTTCAGCCACCCGCATGCTGCGGGGCAGGGAGCCTGTTCCTGGCCACATCTGGCTGGTGGGCGCTGGTCCCGGCGCGGAGGATCTGCTCACGCTTCGCGCCCAGCGCGCCATGATGGAAGCCGATGCGATCGTCTATGACGCACTGGTGCCCGAAACCGTTGTTGCCCTTGGCCGGCGTGACGCCGAGCGTTTCGCCGTCGGCAAACGCAAGGGCTGCCATTCCAAGAGCCAGAATGAAATCAACGATCTGCTGATCCGCCTCGGCCGCGAAGGCAAGCGCGTGGTCCGGCTCAAGTCCGGCGACCCGCTGGTGTTCGGCCGTGCCGGCGAGGAAATGGCCGCGTTGCGCCAGGCGGAGATTTCCTTCGAAATCGTGCCGGGGATCACATCCGCCTTTGCTGCAGCGGCGGATTTCGAACTGCCGCTGACACTGCGCGGTGTCGCGTCTTCCCTGGTCTTCACCACCGGGCATGATCTCACCGGCGCATCACTGCCCGACTGGGCCCGGTTGGCGATCTCCGGCGCAACGCTCTGCGTCTATATGGGGCGCACGGTCGCGGCCAGCGTCGCCACCCGCCTGATCGAGGCAGGCCTGGCGCCTGACATGACTGTGGCAATTGTCGAAAACGCATCGCGCGGCGACAGGCAGCTGTTTCATGGCACACTCGCGGATTTGCCGACGCTCGAGCGCCGAACTGAGATCACCGGCCCGGTGATGGTGGTGATCGGCGACGCGGTTGCCGGCGCCAACTTCGACAGTTCAATCCCTATTGCAGCGGGCCGGAATGTTCCGGCTGCCAACCAATCCACCCAAGCCGCCTGA
- a CDS encoding DUF2849 domain-containing protein, whose protein sequence is MKTAPTKTKVLTANRLTDGISVWLGANGEWVFSLKDAFLARHEDAVAAIEAAGQQALADNRVVDVNVIEIEETASGPRPFRLRERIRADGPTIDYAPASAAQASQAA, encoded by the coding sequence ATGAAAACCGCTCCGACAAAGACAAAGGTTCTCACCGCCAACCGTTTGACCGACGGCATCTCCGTCTGGCTCGGCGCCAATGGCGAATGGGTGTTCTCGCTCAAGGACGCATTTCTCGCCCGTCATGAGGATGCCGTGGCGGCAATTGAAGCCGCAGGCCAGCAAGCACTGGCAGACAACCGCGTCGTCGACGTCAATGTCATCGAGATCGAGGAAACCGCCAGCGGCCCGCGCCCGTTCAGGCTGCGCGAACGCATCCGCGCGGACGGACCGACGATTGACTATGCGCCGGCGTCCGCCGCGCAGGCCTCCCAAGCCGCATAA
- a CDS encoding nitrite/sulfite reductase, whose translation MYRYDEFDHAFVAARVNQFRDQVERRLSGEISEDAFKPLRLMNGVYLQLHAYMLRVAIPYGTLNGRQMRKLAHIARVYDRGYGHFTTRQNIQYNWPKLSDMPAILEELAEVEMHAIQTSGNCIRNVTADHFAGAAADEVADPRPYAEILRQWSSVHPEFSFLPRKFKIAVTGSERDRAAIQVHDIGLQLKKDEEGRLGFAVWIGGGQGRTPILAKKVRDFLPEADLLSYVTAIMRVYNLHGRRDNKYKARIKILVHETGVEQLSAEIEAEWEHLKDGELKLPAADISAINAYFAPPALTDRAEGWGELAEWKKSDPSFADWVGRNVAPHRHPDYAMVTISLKPIGGIPGDASADQMDAVARLAEEFAHDEIRVTHEQNLVLPHVALADLEPLYRALVADGLATANAGLITDIIACPGLDYCALANARSIPVAQDISNRFGDPARQADIGDLKIKISGCINACGHHHVGHIGILGVEKKGAELYQISLGGSGDEKASIGEIIGRGFEPERITDAVETIVDTYLESRTSAEETFLECYRRIGAGPFKTALYGGAAEAA comes from the coding sequence ATGTACCGCTACGATGAATTCGACCATGCCTTTGTGGCCGCGCGCGTCAACCAGTTCCGCGACCAGGTCGAGCGCCGGCTGTCGGGTGAGATTTCCGAGGACGCCTTCAAGCCGCTCAGGCTGATGAACGGCGTCTATCTGCAGCTTCACGCCTACATGCTGCGCGTCGCCATTCCCTATGGCACCCTCAATGGCCGCCAGATGCGCAAGCTCGCGCACATCGCCCGCGTTTATGACCGCGGCTATGGCCATTTCACCACACGGCAGAACATCCAGTACAACTGGCCCAAACTGTCCGACATGCCGGCCATCCTGGAAGAGCTCGCCGAAGTCGAGATGCACGCGATCCAGACATCGGGCAACTGCATCCGCAACGTCACTGCCGATCACTTCGCAGGCGCTGCCGCGGACGAGGTGGCTGATCCGCGCCCCTATGCCGAAATCCTCAGGCAATGGTCCTCGGTGCATCCCGAGTTCTCGTTCCTGCCGCGCAAATTCAAGATCGCCGTAACCGGTTCTGAGCGTGACCGCGCGGCCATTCAGGTCCACGACATCGGCCTGCAGCTCAAGAAGGATGAGGAAGGCCGTCTCGGCTTTGCCGTCTGGATTGGTGGCGGGCAGGGGCGTACCCCGATATTGGCCAAGAAAGTCAGAGACTTCCTGCCAGAAGCTGATCTTCTGTCATATGTGACGGCGATCATGCGGGTCTACAATCTGCACGGCCGCCGTGACAACAAGTACAAGGCAAGAATCAAGATCCTGGTGCATGAAACCGGCGTTGAGCAGCTGTCTGCCGAGATCGAGGCCGAATGGGAGCATCTCAAGGACGGTGAACTCAAGCTGCCCGCAGCCGACATCTCCGCAATCAACGCCTATTTCGCGCCACCCGCGCTGACCGATCGTGCCGAAGGATGGGGTGAACTGGCCGAATGGAAGAAGTCCGATCCCTCATTTGCCGATTGGGTCGGCCGCAACGTCGCGCCGCACCGGCACCCTGACTATGCCATGGTGACCATCTCGCTCAAGCCAATCGGCGGCATCCCGGGCGACGCTTCTGCCGATCAGATGGACGCTGTTGCGCGCCTGGCCGAAGAATTTGCCCATGACGAGATCCGCGTCACCCATGAGCAGAACCTGGTTCTGCCGCATGTGGCGCTCGCCGATCTGGAGCCGCTCTACCGGGCGCTTGTCGCCGATGGGCTCGCAACCGCGAATGCGGGCCTGATCACCGACATCATCGCCTGCCCGGGCCTCGATTATTGCGCGCTCGCCAATGCCCGCTCCATTCCTGTTGCCCAGGATATCTCCAACCGCTTCGGTGATCCGGCGCGGCAGGCGGACATCGGTGATCTGAAGATCAAGATCTCGGGCTGCATCAATGCCTGCGGACATCACCATGTCGGCCATATCGGCATACTGGGCGTGGAGAAGAAGGGGGCCGAACTCTACCAGATCTCGCTTGGCGGGTCGGGCGACGAGAAAGCCTCCATCGGCGAAATCATCGGCCGTGGCTTTGAGCCGGAGCGGATCACCGATGCCGTCGAGACGATCGTCGACACCTATCTCGAAAGCCGCACCAGCGCTGAAGAGACCTTCCTCGAATGCTACCGCCGGATTGGCGCAGGCCCGTTCAAGACTGCGCTTTATGGCGGCGCGGCCGAAGCCGCCTGA
- a CDS encoding DUF934 domain-containing protein: MPIIWTQDGTVENDPWARLASDDTESANVTAGGAKLLSLAEALEHAQDNAPFGVVLQPADDVRALATVLDRIAFVALTFPAFSDGRAFSQAMLLRDRLGYKGQLRAVGMVLIDQVPLMLRTGFDSFEVEHAPTIARLVEKRLPGIDLHYQPSADQTADAKSYSWRRTAMLNG; encoded by the coding sequence ATGCCCATTATCTGGACCCAAGACGGCACCGTCGAAAACGATCCCTGGGCGCGGCTCGCTTCCGACGATACGGAATCTGCCAACGTAACGGCCGGCGGCGCCAAGCTTCTGTCTCTGGCGGAAGCGCTGGAACATGCGCAGGACAATGCGCCATTCGGCGTGGTGCTGCAGCCTGCTGACGATGTGCGCGCGCTTGCAACGGTGCTGGATCGCATCGCATTCGTGGCGCTCACCTTTCCCGCCTTCAGCGATGGACGCGCGTTTTCGCAAGCCATGTTGTTGCGGGACCGGCTTGGATACAAAGGCCAGTTGCGCGCCGTTGGCATGGTTCTGATCGACCAGGTGCCGCTGATGCTTCGCACAGGTTTTGACAGCTTCGAGGTCGAGCACGCGCCGACGATCGCACGGCTGGTGGAAAAGCGCTTGCCTGGCATTGATCTGCACTATCAGCCTTCGGCTGATCAGACCGCGGATGCAAAAAGCTACAGTTGGCGCCGCACCGCCATGCTGAACGGCTAA
- a CDS encoding 2Fe-2S iron-sulfur cluster-binding protein has protein sequence MQIHVTDQSGIRHTLEALEGFRVMEIIRDWGLDIKAECGGACACATCHVHVSSDWLDKLHPINDEEEDMLDQAFDVRDNSRLSCQLLMSEELDGLEVRLAPGTNREDQAAA, from the coding sequence ATGCAAATTCATGTCACAGATCAGTCCGGCATCCGTCACACGCTTGAAGCCCTTGAGGGTTTTCGCGTCATGGAAATCATCCGGGACTGGGGTCTTGATATCAAAGCCGAGTGCGGCGGTGCCTGTGCCTGCGCCACCTGCCATGTCCACGTCTCGAGCGACTGGCTCGACAAGCTGCATCCGATCAATGACGAGGAAGAGGACATGCTTGACCAGGCCTTTGACGTGCGCGACAATTCCCGTTTGTCCTGCCAGTTGTTGATGTCTGAAGAGCTTGATGGCCTTGAAGTCCGTCTGGCCCCGGGCACCAATCGTGAGGACCAGGCCGCGGCGTGA
- a CDS encoding LysR family transcriptional regulator, with protein MIDKLEFFIVLARERHFGHAAEICGVTQPTLSAAIKQLEEQLGVILVQRGSRFQGLTPEGQRVLEWARRIVGDAKTMREEMKAARKGLSGHARLAIIPTASSMVTALTMAFAEKHPAVTLSVTSCNSLQVLSKLENFEIDAGITYIDNEPTGRVATVPLYAERYQLITSAGQGLAEREQVTWAEVAELPLCLLTPDMQNRRIINQHLAEVGASVKPTLESNSMIVLFSHIRTGKWASIMPVNLAETLGVEGDFRAIPIVEPDARHIVGMIAAPREPHPPIVSALLHEARIFARALSS; from the coding sequence ATGATCGACAAGCTTGAATTCTTCATTGTGCTCGCGCGGGAACGCCATTTTGGCCATGCTGCCGAAATATGCGGCGTGACCCAGCCGACGCTTTCGGCCGCGATCAAGCAGCTTGAAGAGCAGCTTGGCGTCATTTTGGTGCAACGCGGCTCGAGGTTTCAGGGGCTGACTCCGGAGGGGCAGCGGGTTCTTGAATGGGCGCGGCGCATTGTTGGTGATGCGAAGACCATGCGCGAGGAGATGAAAGCGGCGCGCAAGGGTCTGTCCGGCCATGCCCGGCTGGCGATCATCCCGACCGCGTCCTCCATGGTAACGGCGTTGACCATGGCCTTCGCCGAAAAACATCCTGCGGTTACGCTCTCCGTCACATCCTGCAACAGCCTGCAGGTGCTGTCCAAGCTTGAGAATTTCGAGATCGATGCAGGCATCACCTATATTGACAATGAGCCGACAGGGCGTGTGGCGACCGTTCCGCTTTATGCCGAGCGCTATCAATTAATCACGTCTGCCGGTCAGGGCCTGGCAGAACGCGAACAGGTGACCTGGGCCGAGGTTGCCGAATTGCCTCTGTGCCTGCTGACGCCCGACATGCAGAACCGCCGGATCATCAACCAGCATCTCGCCGAGGTGGGAGCCAGCGTGAAACCGACCCTGGAATCCAATTCCATGATCGTGCTGTTCTCTCACATTCGCACCGGAAAATGGGCCTCGATCATGCCGGTCAATCTGGCTGAAACCCTTGGTGTCGAGGGTGATTTCCGCGCCATTCCGATCGTCGAACCCGACGCCCGGCACATCGTCGGCATGATTGCGGCGCCGAGGGAACCGCACCCACCGATCGTTTCGGCGCTGTTGCATGAAGCGCGGATCTTTGCGCGCGCCCTTTCTTCTTGA
- a CDS encoding formate dehydrogenase subunit gamma, producing MEKRPLDAEIASTTQAIVARSKALEGPLLTILHDVQEAFGHVPQSALPVIAEGLNLSRAEVHGVVSFYHDYREAPAGRHVIKLCRAEACQSMGGDELAERLMGLLGLDWHETSADGAVTLEPVYCLGLCACAPAAMVDGEVLGRLDADAVSELATVVRS from the coding sequence ATGGAAAAACGTCCCTTGGATGCGGAGATCGCAAGCACCACACAGGCCATCGTCGCGCGGTCAAAGGCGCTTGAAGGTCCTTTGCTGACAATCCTTCATGATGTTCAGGAAGCCTTCGGCCATGTTCCGCAGTCCGCACTGCCGGTGATCGCGGAGGGGCTCAATCTGTCACGCGCCGAGGTTCATGGCGTTGTCAGTTTCTATCACGACTATCGTGAAGCCCCCGCAGGCCGCCATGTCATCAAGCTCTGCCGCGCCGAAGCCTGTCAATCAATGGGCGGTGACGAGCTCGCGGAACGGCTGATGGGGCTGCTGGGCCTCGATTGGCATGAAACCAGCGCCGATGGCGCCGTCACATTAGAACCAGTCTATTGCCTTGGCCTGTGCGCCTGTGCACCGGCCGCAATGGTCGATGGCGAGGTGCTCGGCAGGCTTGACGCTGATGCGGTCAGCGAATTGGCGACGGTGGTGCGGTCATGA
- a CDS encoding formate dehydrogenase beta subunit, translated as MSVKIYIPGDSGAVAVGADRLAAKLETELNKRDLDARIIRNGSRGLYWLEPMVEVETKSGRVAYGPVKPSDLDALLDAGLLEGAEHPLSLGLTEEIPFLKRQTRLTFARCGITDPLSLEDYRAQGGLAGLTNAVAMPPEAIVAQVTESGLRGRGGAGFPTGIKWKTVLEADGAQKYIVCNADEGDSGTFADRMIMEGDPFVVIEGMVIAGIATGATKGYVYLRSEYPHAINVMNRAVEIARENNILGTSVLGSPHGFDMEIRVGAGAYVCGEETALLESLEGRRGVVRAKPPLPAHKGFLGRPTVVNNVISLASVPIIMDKGADFYRDFGMGRSRGTIPVQIAGNVKHGGLFEAAFGMTLGELIDDIGGGTATGRPVKAVQVGGPLGAYFPRELFDTPFDYEAFAARDGLIGHAGIVVFDDTADMLKQARFAFEFCAVESCGKCTPCRIGSTRGVEVIDNIRDGIEPDKQVALMSDLCNTMKFGSLCALGGFTPYPVMSAFTHFPDDFRPASMSQAAE; from the coding sequence ATGAGCGTGAAAATCTACATTCCCGGCGATTCCGGTGCTGTTGCCGTTGGCGCCGACAGGCTGGCTGCCAAGCTCGAAACCGAGCTCAACAAGCGCGATCTTGACGCCAGGATCATTCGCAATGGGTCGCGTGGCCTCTATTGGCTCGAACCTATGGTCGAGGTCGAGACCAAGTCGGGCCGTGTTGCCTATGGTCCGGTCAAACCATCCGACCTTGATGCCCTTCTTGATGCTGGCCTTCTTGAGGGCGCGGAACACCCGCTGTCCCTGGGCCTCACAGAGGAGATTCCGTTCCTCAAGCGCCAGACCCGGCTGACATTCGCACGCTGTGGCATCACCGATCCGCTCTCGCTTGAGGACTACCGGGCTCAGGGCGGATTGGCCGGATTGACCAATGCCGTTGCGATGCCTCCCGAAGCCATCGTCGCACAGGTGACGGAGTCAGGCCTGCGCGGCCGCGGCGGGGCCGGATTCCCGACCGGCATCAAGTGGAAGACGGTTCTGGAGGCTGACGGGGCGCAGAAATACATCGTCTGCAATGCCGACGAAGGCGATTCCGGCACATTCGCCGACCGCATGATCATGGAAGGCGACCCCTTCGTGGTGATCGAAGGCATGGTCATCGCCGGCATCGCCACCGGAGCCACCAAAGGCTACGTCTATCTCCGCTCGGAATATCCCCACGCCATCAACGTGATGAACCGCGCCGTCGAAATCGCCAGAGAAAACAATATCCTCGGGACATCTGTTCTCGGCTCCCCCCATGGCTTCGACATGGAGATCCGTGTTGGTGCGGGAGCCTATGTCTGCGGCGAGGAAACAGCACTGCTTGAAAGCCTCGAAGGCCGCCGCGGCGTCGTCCGCGCCAAGCCGCCGCTGCCCGCGCATAAGGGCTTTCTCGGCCGTCCGACTGTGGTCAACAACGTCATTTCACTCGCCTCCGTTCCCATCATCATGGACAAGGGCGCTGATTTTTACCGTGATTTCGGTATGGGCCGTTCGCGTGGCACGATTCCCGTACAGATCGCAGGAAACGTCAAGCATGGCGGTCTGTTCGAGGCCGCCTTTGGCATGACACTGGGTGAACTGATCGACGACATCGGTGGTGGAACCGCGACCGGCCGTCCGGTCAAGGCGGTGCAGGTGGGCGGACCTCTGGGCGCCTATTTCCCGCGTGAACTTTTTGACACGCCATTCGATTATGAGGCTTTCGCAGCCAGGGACGGACTTATTGGCCACGCCGGCATTGTGGTGTTTGACGACACTGCCGACATGCTCAAGCAGGCCCGCTTCGCCTTCGAATTCTGTGCCGTGGAAAGCTGCGGCAAGTGCACGCCCTGCCGCATCGGCTCAACCCGTGGTGTTGAGGTAATCGACAACATCCGCGACGGCATCGAGCCCGACAAGCAGGTCGCGCTGATGAGCGACCTTTGCAACACCATGAAATTCGGTTCGCTCTGCGCGTTGGGGGGCTTCACGCCCTATCCGGTTATGAGTGCATTCACACATTTCCCCGATGATTTTCGTCCCGCCTCGATGTCTCAGGCTGCGGAGTAA